In the genome of Carboxydothermus pertinax, the window AAAATCAAATTAGCTCCCCATAAAATCAACAAGATATGGGAAGTTAAAAATTTATTTACCAAGGTAAAGGGGAGTGAGTAATGAAAACCGGATACTATCCTGGATGTTCACTCCATTCTACTGCTTCCGAGTATAATGATTCGGTATTAGCAGTAGTTAAAGCAATTAATAATGAAGTGAAAGAAATTGATGATTGGAATTGTTGTGGAGCTACCGCCGGCCACAGTACAGCTCCGGAACTAGCAATTGGCCTTCCATTAAGGAATTTAATGCTGGCCGAAAAAGAAGGTTTAGAGGAAGTATTGGTTCCCTGTGCTGCCTGCTATAATCTTTTTAAAACTGCTCAATTTGAAGTTTCAGAAAATCCAAATCATTCTCAAGAGGTAGTATATGAGCTTGAACACCAGATAGGTATTAAATATCAAAACAAAATAAAAATATTAAATTTTATTGAGTATGTTTTAAAGCCAGAAAATATTGAAAAAATTAAAAAGTTACTTAAAAGACCCTTAACCGATTTAAAGATAGCTGCTTATTATGGTTGTTTACTTTTACGTCCTCATAATGTTGTAGGCTTTGATAATCCTGAACGACCAACGAAAATGGAGCAGCTTTTAGAAGTCTTAGGGGCTACAGCGGTTCGCTGGAGTGCTAAAAGTGATTGTTGTGGTGGTAGTCAAGCCCTTTCAAAGCCTAATTTGGTGGTAAAGCTTGTGGGAAACATTATAACCAATGCTCGGGATAATGGTGCCCAGCTAATAGTAACCGCTTGTCCATTATGTCAGGCAAACTTGGATGGTCGGCAAATTAACTGGGATTCCCCAGAACAAAACAAAGAATTATTACCAGTCTTGTACATTTCCGAGCTTATTGGTTACGCCTTGGGTCTTCCAACAGAAAAGTGGTTTGCAAAACATCTTGTTCCCCCTTCGTTAAAAGATTAAAGGGGAAGGTGGGGAGGTAAATATGGCTAAAAAATTTTTAGTTGTTGGTGCCGGAGCCGTTGGCTTACAGATAGCTCTGGATCTTGAAGAAAACGGTCACGAGGTTTGGCTGGTGGAAGAAACATCAATGCCGGGAGGAAAATTTAACAGCCAAAAGCCTTTAGAACCGGGAATAAGTTTAGCTTTTTTAAGCGGCATCTATCATCCAGGCGATTACCTGTATACTAATAAAGCAGTAAGCCTTATGGCATCCAAAAGGGCAAAGCTTTTTTATAATACGAAAGTTTCCACAATTAATAAAATTAACGGAAAGTTTTCGGTAGAGATTGTAAGTCAAAATGAAACTTTAACTGAAGTTTTTGATAGTATTTATCTTACCCCCGGTTTTGTGCCTTTTAATCCTGAAGAAAGAGCTGAATACTTATATGGAATAAATAGTTTTGTTTTAACTGGCTTAGAACTTGAAAATTTACTAAAAACTGGTGAGCTTAAAAAGAATCCTCCAGAAAAAATTGCTTTTATCCAATGTGTAGGCTCCAGAAACAACGGAATTGGAGCTGGAAAGCCTTATTGTTCTGGTTTTTGTTGTTTATACAGTTTAAAGGAAATTGACCTTTTAAAGCAAGCTTTGCCTGATACAGAAATTAAAGTTTTTTATTTAGATTTACGGCTTTATAATAAAGGAGCCGAAAAATTATACAGAAAAGCTCTTGCCAAAAACGTTATTTTTATTCGTAATATGATTTCTGCTATTAAAGAAGAACCAAAAAGCTATAAACCAATCGTTCGTTATTTAGATAATGGTCGCTTTAAAGACGAACTTTTTGACCTGGTGGTTTTAGCTCAAGGTGCAGATCTAGGTCAGCAATTAAAAAAACTTTTAGCAAATTTCAATATTTCGGAA includes:
- a CDS encoding CoB--CoM heterodisulfide reductase iron-sulfur subunit B family protein, whose product is MKTGYYPGCSLHSTASEYNDSVLAVVKAINNEVKEIDDWNCCGATAGHSTAPELAIGLPLRNLMLAEKEGLEEVLVPCAACYNLFKTAQFEVSENPNHSQEVVYELEHQIGIKYQNKIKILNFIEYVLKPENIEKIKKLLKRPLTDLKIAAYYGCLLLRPHNVVGFDNPERPTKMEQLLEVLGATAVRWSAKSDCCGGSQALSKPNLVVKLVGNIITNARDNGAQLIVTACPLCQANLDGRQINWDSPEQNKELLPVLYISELIGYALGLPTEKWFAKHLVPPSLKD